From Sphingomonas sp. Leaf357, the proteins below share one genomic window:
- a CDS encoding efflux RND transporter permease subunit, producing MVSRIFIDRPIFAWVVAIIIMLGGIGAIYTLPIEQFPDVAPPNVNIRATYPGASAETLENSVTQVIEQQLTGIDGLLYFASSSSSRGSVTITATFEKGIDPDIAQVQVQNKVQQAISRLPQQVQQQGLTVTKSNPDFLLLVAIYDESDRLSNQDVSDYLIANFQDKLGRIEGVGDTNVFGSQYAMRIWLRPDKLASVSLMPSDIITAVTAQNTEIAAGEIGGQPMPDTQMLNATVTAQSRLQTPEQFANIIVKTARDGSIVRLSDVARIELGAETYGVVSRINAHPGAGIAISLAPGADALKTSELVKAEIENSAKSFPAGFKYAFPRDSTQFIELSIEEVVKTLIEAVILVVIVMFVFLQNWRATLIPTIAVPVVLLGTVAIFAIAGFSINTLTLFGLVLAIGLLVDDAIVVVENVERLMDENPDMSPRDATIKSMDEITVALIAIALVLSAVFLPMAFFGGSTGVIYRQFSVTIVSAMILSVVVALVLTPALTATLLKQRDEEKQSDSWFARKSQGARDWFNDRFDRTTEKYVGAVGKVVDRKWLFLLIYAGVVALLAVLFVRLPTGFLPSEDQGGAQVQFNLPPGATQARTVAVQKQIERYFLENEKSNTSVLFTNAGGGGGGASGQNTGRGFIAFTDWADRKGAANVADAITRRATKALSGLRDAEIYVTVPPAVRGLGQSAGFTMELLNSGGLSRPEFKAARDKLVAAARAEPTLQAIRLTDLEDQPTLKIDIDQAKLSALGLSQADVNATLSTAWGGRYVNDFNDRGRVKRVYVQGDAPFRHAPTDLAQWYVRASDGQMAPFSAFSTISWSTAPPSMARFQGVQSYEISGQPSEGQSSGDAMNKMTELAAQIPGTTVAWAGLSFQERLSSGQAPFLYAISLLVVFLCLAALYESWSIPVAVLLVIPLGLVGAVFAVTLRGLENDVYLQIGLLTTMGLAAKNAILIVEFAEQAEKKGKRVIDAALEAARLRLRPILMTSLAFIFGVLPLAISTGAGANSRVAIGTAVIGGMLTATILAIFYIPLFFVLVRRGTREMLAKLHHEKPDEPHAGEPKPEPAA from the coding sequence ATGGTCTCGCGTATCTTCATCGACCGGCCGATCTTCGCTTGGGTCGTCGCGATCATCATCATGCTTGGCGGCATCGGCGCGATCTACACGCTGCCGATCGAGCAGTTCCCCGATGTCGCGCCGCCCAACGTCAACATCCGCGCCACTTATCCCGGTGCCTCGGCCGAGACACTCGAAAACAGCGTCACGCAGGTGATCGAGCAACAGCTGACCGGCATCGACGGGCTGCTCTACTTCGCGTCGAGCAGTTCGTCGCGCGGTTCCGTCACGATCACCGCGACGTTCGAGAAGGGCATCGATCCCGACATCGCGCAGGTGCAGGTGCAGAACAAGGTGCAGCAGGCGATCAGCCGCCTGCCGCAACAGGTGCAGCAACAGGGCCTGACCGTCACCAAATCCAACCCCGATTTCCTGTTGCTGGTCGCGATCTACGACGAATCCGATCGCCTGAGTAACCAGGACGTGTCCGATTACCTGATCGCCAATTTCCAGGACAAGCTCGGCCGTATCGAGGGTGTCGGCGACACCAACGTTTTCGGGTCGCAATATGCCATGCGCATCTGGCTGCGGCCGGACAAGCTGGCCAGCGTATCGCTGATGCCATCGGACATCATCACCGCGGTGACCGCGCAGAATACCGAGATCGCAGCCGGCGAAATCGGCGGCCAGCCGATGCCCGACACGCAGATGCTCAATGCGACGGTCACGGCACAATCGCGCCTGCAGACGCCCGAGCAATTCGCCAACATCATCGTCAAGACCGCGCGCGACGGATCGATCGTCCGCCTGTCGGATGTCGCCCGGATCGAATTGGGCGCGGAGACTTACGGTGTGGTCAGCCGCATCAACGCCCATCCCGGTGCCGGCATCGCGATCTCGCTCGCGCCGGGTGCCGACGCGCTCAAGACGTCGGAACTGGTCAAGGCCGAGATCGAGAATTCGGCCAAGTCTTTCCCGGCAGGGTTCAAATACGCCTTCCCGCGCGATTCCACGCAGTTCATCGAATTGTCGATCGAGGAGGTCGTGAAGACGCTGATCGAGGCGGTGATCCTCGTCGTCATCGTCATGTTCGTATTCCTGCAGAACTGGCGCGCGACCTTGATCCCGACGATCGCCGTGCCGGTGGTCCTGCTCGGCACGGTCGCGATCTTCGCGATCGCCGGCTTCTCGATCAACACGCTGACCCTGTTCGGCCTCGTCCTCGCGATCGGCCTTTTGGTCGATGACGCAATCGTCGTGGTCGAGAATGTCGAACGTTTGATGGACGAGAATCCGGACATGAGTCCGCGCGATGCTACGATCAAGTCGATGGACGAGATCACCGTCGCGCTGATCGCCATCGCGCTCGTCTTGTCGGCGGTGTTCCTGCCGATGGCGTTCTTCGGCGGATCGACCGGAGTGATCTATCGCCAATTCTCGGTCACGATCGTCTCGGCGATGATCCTGTCGGTGGTTGTCGCGCTGGTGTTGACACCCGCGCTGACCGCGACGTTGCTCAAGCAGCGCGACGAGGAAAAGCAAAGCGACAGCTGGTTCGCGCGAAAATCACAAGGTGCCAGGGACTGGTTCAACGACCGTTTCGATCGCACGACCGAAAAATATGTCGGTGCCGTCGGCAAGGTGGTCGATCGCAAGTGGCTTTTCCTGCTGATCTATGCCGGCGTGGTCGCCCTGCTCGCCGTCCTGTTCGTCCGCTTGCCGACCGGCTTCCTCCCGTCCGAGGATCAGGGCGGTGCGCAGGTGCAGTTCAACCTGCCGCCGGGTGCCACGCAGGCCCGCACGGTTGCGGTGCAGAAGCAGATCGAGCGCTATTTCCTCGAGAACGAGAAGAGCAACACCAGCGTGCTGTTCACCAATGCCGGCGGCGGCGGCGGTGGCGCGTCCGGGCAGAATACCGGTCGCGGCTTCATCGCCTTCACCGACTGGGCGGATCGCAAGGGTGCCGCCAACGTGGCGGACGCGATTACCCGTCGCGCGACCAAGGCGCTAAGCGGCCTGCGCGATGCCGAAATCTACGTGACCGTGCCCCCGGCCGTGCGCGGCCTCGGCCAGTCCGCCGGCTTCACGATGGAATTGCTCAATTCAGGCGGCCTAAGTCGCCCCGAATTCAAGGCGGCGCGTGACAAGCTCGTCGCCGCCGCCCGCGCCGAGCCGACGTTGCAGGCGATCCGCCTGACCGATCTCGAGGATCAGCCGACGCTGAAGATCGACATCGACCAGGCGAAGCTGAGCGCGCTCGGCCTGTCGCAGGCCGATGTCAATGCCACGCTCTCCACCGCCTGGGGCGGGCGTTACGTCAACGACTTTAACGATCGCGGCCGCGTGAAGCGGGTCTATGTCCAGGGCGACGCACCGTTCCGCCACGCCCCGACCGACCTGGCGCAATGGTATGTCCGCGCGTCCGACGGGCAGATGGCACCGTTCTCCGCCTTCTCGACCATCTCCTGGTCCACCGCGCCGCCGAGCATGGCACGCTTCCAGGGCGTGCAATCCTACGAGATTTCCGGCCAGCCGTCCGAAGGCCAGAGTTCGGGCGATGCGATGAACAAGATGACCGAACTCGCCGCGCAGATCCCGGGCACCACGGTTGCCTGGGCCGGATTGTCGTTCCAGGAGCGGCTGTCCTCGGGTCAGGCACCGTTCCTCTACGCGATCTCGTTGCTCGTCGTGTTCCTGTGCCTCGCCGCCCTGTACGAAAGCTGGTCGATCCCGGTCGCGGTGCTGCTGGTCATTCCGCTCGGCCTGGTCGGGGCGGTATTCGCCGTGACGCTGCGCGGCCTGGAAAACGACGTCTATCTGCAGATCGGTCTGCTCACCACGATGGGCCTCGCCGCCAAGAACGCGATCCTGATCGTGGAGTTCGCCGAACAGGCCGAGAAGAAGGGCAAGCGCGTCATCGACGCGGCGCTGGAGGCGGCCCGCCTGCGCCTGCGTCCGATCCTGATGACCAGCCTGGCGTTCATCTTCGGCGTGTTGCCGCTGGCGATCTCGACCGGTGCGGGCGCGAACAGCCGCGTCGCGATCGGCACCGCGGTGATCGGCGGTATGCTGACCGCGACCATTCTGGCGATCTTCTATATCCCGTTGTTCTTCGTGCTGGTGCGGCGCGGCACGCGGGAAATGCTCGCCAAGCTGCATCACGAAAAGCCGGACGAGCCGCATGCCGGCGAGCCGAAACCGGAGCCGGCGGCATGA
- a CDS encoding NAD(P)/FAD-dependent oxidoreductase codes for MPQNLPYDAIILGAGAAGLMCAAVAGQRGRRVLLVDHADQPGKKILISGGGRCNFTNIHTAPDRYLSANPHFAKSALGRYTAQDFIGLVDRHRIAWHEKTLGQLFCDGSARQIVGMLLDECDRGDVDHSLTRPITAIEHADGLFRVKIGTREATATSLVLATGGPSIPKMGATGFAYDIARRFGLTIVEPRPALVPLTLGGDETLFRSLSGVATEIVAKCGKTAFREAALFTHKGLSGPAILQISSYWRSGQQVGIDFLPGHDTGWLAAAKRARPRGQFGAALASALPARLAETLAERLAISGELHNIKDAQLAEAERRLSDWLFSPNGTEGYAKAEVTAGGISTADLSSQTMQAKRVQNLYAVGEAVDVTGWLGGYNFQWAWASGWAAGQSI; via the coding sequence GTGCCTCAAAACCTTCCTTACGACGCGATCATCCTCGGCGCTGGTGCCGCAGGCCTGATGTGCGCCGCCGTTGCCGGGCAACGGGGCCGGCGCGTGCTTCTGGTCGACCACGCCGATCAGCCGGGCAAGAAGATCCTCATCTCCGGCGGCGGGCGGTGCAACTTCACCAACATCCACACCGCGCCCGATCGCTATCTCTCCGCCAATCCGCATTTCGCCAAGTCCGCGCTCGGCCGCTATACCGCGCAGGATTTCATCGGTCTCGTCGATCGCCACCGCATTGCATGGCACGAAAAGACGCTCGGCCAGCTGTTCTGCGATGGATCCGCCAGGCAGATCGTCGGCATGCTGCTGGACGAGTGCGACCGGGGGGATGTCGACCATTCCCTCACCCGACCCATCACCGCGATCGAGCACGCCGATGGCCTGTTCCGTGTCAAGATCGGCACCCGCGAAGCCACCGCCACCTCGCTCGTCCTCGCCACCGGCGGGCCATCGATCCCCAAGATGGGCGCGACCGGGTTCGCGTATGACATCGCCCGCAGGTTCGGCCTGACGATCGTCGAGCCACGCCCCGCCCTCGTTCCGCTCACGCTCGGTGGCGACGAGACCCTGTTCCGATCGCTGTCGGGCGTCGCGACCGAAATCGTCGCCAAATGCGGCAAGACCGCCTTTCGCGAGGCCGCGCTCTTTACCCACAAGGGCTTGTCCGGCCCCGCCATCCTGCAAATTTCCAGCTATTGGCGATCGGGTCAGCAGGTCGGGATCGATTTCCTCCCCGGCCACGACACCGGCTGGCTCGCCGCCGCGAAGCGCGCCCGGCCGCGCGGGCAGTTCGGTGCCGCCCTGGCCTCCGCCCTCCCCGCCCGCCTCGCCGAGACGTTGGCCGAGCGGCTTGCAATTTCGGGCGAGTTGCACAACATCAAGGATGCCCAACTGGCAGAAGCGGAACGCCGCCTGTCCGACTGGCTTTTCTCCCCCAACGGCACCGAAGGCTATGCGAAAGCCGAGGTGACAGCGGGCGGAATCAGCACCGCAGACCTGTCATCGCAAACAATGCAAGCCAAACGCGTACAAAACCTGTATGCGGTCGGCGAAGCGGTCGATGTCACAGGGTGGCTGGGCGGCTACAACTTTCAATGGGCATGGGCGAGCGGATGGGCCGCGGGCCAGTCCATCTGA
- a CDS encoding efflux transporter outer membrane subunit, whose protein sequence is MKRSILTLAIAGAGLSACSLAPKYVQPELPVPPSWPVGDAYLKRSEAALPSVSYRDIFRDARLQRIVEQALVNNRDLRVAAANIAAARAQYRIQRAELLPQVDATANVTRSDAGTGRTNNGGATVTGGARTSYTADIGITAFEIDLFGRIRSLSTAAQNRYFATEAAARATRLTLVGDIATAWATYGADKSLLKIAQDTVASAGSSVKLTKARLDGGVAPRTDLAQAQLVLAQAQSDLAEQTTALAQDINALQLLVGAPVDAALLPADIEDAGRNLSELPAGLDSGILLRRPDVLQAEYELRATNAEIGAARAALFPRISLTAVLGLASNALSGLFTGGAFNYSVAPSASYSIFQAGAARANVRLSEAQRDAALATYEKSIQTAFQEVSDALARRGTITDQTRAAQSLAAAATDNYRLSDARYRGGIDTFLQSLDAQRSLYSARRSLVATQLTAASNLVTLYRVLGGDALLEATPAGPVPVNATPKP, encoded by the coding sequence ATGAAGCGTTCCATCCTGACCTTGGCCATAGCAGGCGCGGGCCTGTCCGCGTGCAGCCTCGCGCCGAAATACGTTCAGCCCGAACTTCCCGTCCCGCCCTCCTGGCCGGTCGGCGACGCGTATCTCAAGCGATCGGAGGCCGCCCTCCCCAGCGTATCCTATCGCGACATCTTCCGCGATGCGCGCCTGCAGCGGATTGTCGAACAGGCATTGGTCAACAATCGCGACCTGCGGGTCGCCGCCGCCAACATTGCGGCGGCACGCGCGCAATATCGCATCCAGCGCGCCGAATTGCTGCCGCAGGTCGATGCGACCGCCAACGTCACGCGCTCCGATGCCGGCACCGGTCGCACCAACAATGGCGGCGCGACCGTCACCGGCGGCGCACGCACCAGCTATACGGCCGATATCGGCATCACCGCGTTCGAGATCGACCTGTTCGGCCGCATCCGCTCGCTCAGCACCGCCGCGCAGAACCGGTATTTCGCCACCGAAGCCGCCGCCCGCGCGACGCGCCTGACGCTGGTCGGCGATATCGCCACCGCCTGGGCCACTTATGGTGCGGACAAGAGCCTGCTCAAGATCGCGCAGGACACGGTCGCCAGCGCTGGCAGCAGCGTGAAGCTGACCAAGGCGAGGCTAGACGGCGGGGTCGCGCCGCGTACCGATCTGGCGCAGGCGCAACTGGTGCTGGCGCAGGCGCAATCCGATCTCGCCGAACAGACCACCGCACTGGCGCAGGACATCAACGCACTGCAACTGCTCGTCGGCGCGCCGGTCGATGCCGCATTGCTGCCGGCCGATATCGAGGATGCAGGCAGGAACCTGTCCGAACTTCCCGCCGGCCTGGATTCGGGCATCCTGCTGCGGCGCCCCGACGTGCTGCAGGCGGAATACGAATTGCGCGCCACCAATGCCGAGATCGGCGCAGCGCGCGCGGCATTGTTCCCGCGCATCTCGCTCACCGCGGTCCTCGGTCTTGCCAGCAATGCGCTGTCCGGCCTGTTCACCGGTGGCGCCTTCAACTATTCGGTCGCGCCGTCGGCCAGCTATTCGATCTTCCAGGCGGGCGCGGCCAGGGCCAATGTCCGCCTGTCGGAGGCGCAGCGCGACGCCGCACTCGCCACCTACGAGAAATCGATCCAGACCGCGTTTCAGGAAGTGTCCGATGCGCTTGCCCGGCGCGGCACGATCACGGATCAGACCAGGGCCGCGCAATCGCTGGCGGCAGCGGCAACGGACAATTACCGCCTCTCGGACGCGCGGTATCGCGGCGGGATCGACACGTTCCTGCAAAGCCTCGATGCGCAGCGCTCGCTCTATTCCGCGCGACGCTCGCTGGTCGCGACGCAGCTCACCGCCGCGAGCAACCTCGTCACTTTGTATCGCGTGCTCGGCGGCGACGCGCTGCTCGAGGCGACGCCGGCCGGGCCTGTCCCGGTGAATGCCACGCCAAAGCCGTGA
- a CDS encoding GreA/GreB family elongation factor, with protein MSVAFRRESDEEHLEPKFERPIAPGPNLVTARGLKLLDEKVAEIEAAVAAEADTVARDALKRDLRYWHTRQTTAEVAPTPEVGTVGIGSRVTVRMNKAERIVEIVGGDEADPATGRVGFQAPLAQALIGGEIGERVEFNGVEDAIKILAISPQED; from the coding sequence ATGAGCGTCGCGTTCCGCCGCGAGAGCGACGAGGAACATCTGGAGCCGAAGTTCGAACGGCCGATCGCGCCCGGGCCGAATCTGGTGACGGCGCGCGGCCTGAAACTGCTGGACGAAAAGGTCGCCGAGATCGAGGCGGCGGTGGCGGCGGAGGCCGACACCGTGGCGCGCGACGCCCTGAAGCGGGACCTACGCTATTGGCATACGCGCCAGACCACGGCGGAGGTCGCACCGACGCCGGAGGTCGGCACGGTCGGGATCGGATCGCGCGTGACGGTGCGGATGAACAAGGCGGAGCGCATCGTGGAGATCGTCGGCGGTGACGAAGCCGATCCGGCAACCGGCCGGGTGGGGTTCCAGGCCCCGCTCGCACAGGCGCTGATCGGCGGCGAGATCGGCGAGCGCGTGGAATTCAACGGTGTCGAGGATGCGATCAAGATCCTCGCGATATCGCCACAGGAGGATTGA
- a CDS encoding poly(R)-hydroxyalkanoic acid synthase subunit PhaE, whose amino-acid sequence MTTSPPDPGAFFREMLGQWEKMANQFGGQVMKSGEFSRAMQGANAATMNAQNAVHQAMDRALAAANMPSRSEVEDLSARLRGIEDSVARIEALLMAQAGIKPPERPKPSRNRKPPAKTG is encoded by the coding sequence ATGACGACTTCTCCCCCAGACCCCGGCGCCTTCTTCCGTGAAATGCTCGGCCAGTGGGAGAAGATGGCCAACCAGTTCGGCGGCCAGGTGATGAAGTCCGGCGAATTCTCGCGTGCGATGCAGGGTGCCAATGCCGCGACGATGAACGCACAGAATGCCGTGCATCAGGCGATGGACCGCGCCCTCGCCGCCGCCAACATGCCGAGCCGCAGCGAGGTCGAGGATCTCTCCGCTCGCCTGCGCGGAATCGAGGACAGCGTGGCGCGGATCGAGGCGCTGCTAATGGCTCAGGCCGGGATCAAGCCGCCGGAGCGGCCGAAACCCAGCCGCAATCGCAAGCCGCCGGCGAAGACGGGTTGA
- a CDS encoding efflux RND transporter periplasmic adaptor subunit, protein MILAALALSACGNSNKKPGREQGTPEVGYVVVQPTSVPITTDLGGRTTAYQSSEVRPQVSGVIQRRFFTEGAIVQKGQTLYQIDPSLYRAATNEARANLTSAQANAEATRIKADRYKPLAEIQAVAKQDYTDAAAQARQAAATVGQTRAALETARINLRFTNVPAPITGRIGRSLFTEGALVTASQTDPLTTIQRLDPIFVDIQQSSADLLALRRALASGGLAPSSAAVRLKLEDGSDYGQTGTVEFAEALVNESTGTVTLRARFPNAQGLLLPGMFVRAIFAQSVDNNAYLVPQAGVKRDPKGSATVLVVSADNKAVERKVNATRVVGANWVVTDGLKPGDKVITEGGARAKIGQAVKPVPAGSAQKLNTAPAKGGDKSAQTKN, encoded by the coding sequence ATGATATTGGCGGCGCTTGCCCTCTCGGCGTGCGGCAATTCGAACAAGAAGCCCGGTCGTGAGCAGGGGACGCCCGAAGTTGGTTATGTCGTCGTACAGCCGACGAGTGTCCCGATCACGACCGATCTCGGCGGGCGCACCACCGCTTACCAGAGTTCCGAGGTGCGCCCGCAGGTGTCGGGCGTGATCCAGCGGCGCTTCTTCACCGAAGGCGCGATCGTACAGAAGGGCCAGACGCTCTACCAGATCGATCCCAGCCTCTACCGCGCCGCGACCAACGAGGCGCGTGCCAACCTGACCAGCGCGCAGGCGAACGCCGAGGCCACCAGGATCAAGGCGGACCGTTACAAGCCGCTCGCCGAGATCCAGGCGGTTGCCAAGCAGGATTACACCGACGCCGCCGCCCAGGCACGCCAGGCCGCCGCGACCGTCGGGCAGACCCGCGCGGCATTGGAGACCGCGCGGATCAATCTGCGCTTCACCAACGTGCCCGCCCCGATCACCGGGCGGATCGGGCGGTCGCTGTTCACCGAAGGCGCGCTCGTGACCGCCAGCCAGACCGATCCGTTGACGACGATCCAGCGGCTCGACCCGATCTTCGTCGATATCCAGCAATCGTCGGCCGATCTGCTGGCGCTGCGTCGCGCGCTTGCCTCGGGGGGGCTTGCGCCCTCCAGCGCGGCCGTGCGCCTGAAGCTGGAGGACGGCAGCGATTACGGCCAGACCGGAACTGTCGAATTCGCCGAAGCTTTAGTTAACGAAAGCACGGGGACGGTCACGCTCCGCGCGCGCTTTCCTAACGCGCAGGGGTTGCTGCTGCCCGGCATGTTCGTTCGCGCGATCTTCGCGCAGTCGGTCGACAATAACGCCTATCTCGTACCGCAGGCCGGCGTGAAGCGTGATCCCAAGGGGTCCGCTACGGTGCTGGTCGTCAGCGCGGACAACAAGGCGGTCGAACGAAAGGTCAATGCCACCCGTGTCGTGGGGGCCAATTGGGTCGTCACCGATGGGCTGAAACCCGGCGACAAGGTGATCACCGAAGGCGGCGCGCGCGCCAAGATCGGCCAGGCGGTTAAGCCGGTGCCGGCTGGATCCGCACAGAAACTGAATACCGCGCCTGCCAAGGGCGGGGACAAATCCGCCCAGACCAAGAACTGA
- a CDS encoding YaiI/YqxD family protein: MRILVDGDACPVKDEIYRVAYRTEVPVTIVANSHFRIPAHPLIDRMVVSDGFDAADDWIAEQANAKSIVITADILLADRCLKAGATVLSSTGKPFTNASIGGAIATRAIMADLRAGGDVIGGPAPFSKTDRSRFLSALDQAIVRLKRC; this comes from the coding sequence ATCCGCATCCTCGTCGATGGCGACGCCTGCCCCGTCAAGGACGAGATCTACCGTGTCGCCTACCGTACCGAGGTGCCGGTCACGATCGTCGCCAACAGCCATTTCCGCATCCCCGCACATCCGCTGATCGACCGCATGGTCGTCAGCGACGGCTTCGATGCCGCCGACGACTGGATCGCGGAACAGGCCAACGCGAAGAGTATCGTCATCACTGCGGACATCCTGCTCGCCGATCGCTGCCTGAAGGCGGGTGCAACGGTGCTGTCCTCGACCGGCAAGCCGTTCACCAACGCCTCGATCGGCGGCGCGATCGCCACGCGCGCGATCATGGCCGATCTGCGCGCCGGCGGAGACGTGATCGGCGGCCCGGCACCGTTTTCGAAGACCGATCGCTCGCGTTTCCTGTCCGCGCTCGATCAGGCGATCGTCAGGTTGAAACGTTGCTGA
- a CDS encoding DEAD/DEAH box helicase yields MPFSALPPLLTEALTERGYAAPTPVQAGVLEPEAIGRDLLVSAQTGSGKTVAFGLAMAAELLGEDGKLPQKGPLALVIAPTRELALQVSRELMWLYAKTGGRIVTCVGGMDASKERRALNHGAHIVVGTPGRLRDHLERGALDLSSLRVAVLDEADEMLDMGFREDLEQILDGTPTERRTMMFSATIPKTIAALAKRYQRDAVRISTVGEDRGHGDIQYQAVTCAPADIENVVVNLLRFHEAETAMLFCATRDNVRHLHAGLIERGFSAVALSGEHSQNERNAALQALRDQRARICVATDVAARGIDLPTLSLVVHVELPRDAETLQHRSGRTGRAGRKGTAILIVPYPRRRRVESMLKGARINADWINPPTLEDIREKDRERLLTTLMEEVEIDDDDRALGAKLLETKSAEDIAALLVRAHRARMPVAEELISSSKESAGAPRNDGHREGFEDIVWFRMDIGRRQNADPRWLLPLICRRGHITKNEIGAIRISAGETMFQVPRAIANKFAASVARTANFDGQDENAIRIEAVEGEPRTAEHRPRLTPSARPSGPAPTRHKTKTYRRTNDRAR; encoded by the coding sequence ATGCCCTTTTCAGCTCTGCCCCCGCTTCTCACCGAAGCGCTCACCGAACGCGGCTATGCCGCCCCCACTCCGGTTCAGGCCGGCGTTCTCGAACCCGAAGCGATCGGCCGCGATCTGCTCGTCTCGGCACAGACCGGTTCCGGCAAGACCGTCGCGTTCGGCCTGGCGATGGCCGCCGAACTGTTGGGCGAGGACGGCAAGCTGCCGCAGAAGGGCCCCCTCGCCCTGGTCATCGCGCCGACGCGCGAGCTGGCGTTGCAGGTCAGCCGCGAACTAATGTGGCTCTATGCCAAGACCGGCGGGCGCATCGTCACCTGTGTCGGCGGCATGGACGCTTCCAAGGAACGCCGCGCGCTGAACCACGGCGCGCATATCGTCGTCGGCACCCCGGGCCGCTTGCGCGATCACCTCGAACGTGGCGCGCTCGACCTTTCGTCGCTGCGCGTCGCCGTGCTGGATGAGGCCGACGAAATGCTCGACATGGGCTTCCGCGAAGATCTCGAACAGATCCTCGATGGCACGCCGACCGAACGCCGCACGATGATGTTCTCGGCGACGATCCCCAAGACGATCGCGGCGCTGGCGAAGCGCTACCAGCGCGATGCGGTGCGTATCTCGACCGTCGGCGAGGATCGTGGCCACGGCGACATCCAGTATCAGGCGGTGACCTGCGCCCCGGCCGATATCGAGAACGTCGTCGTCAACCTGTTGCGATTCCACGAAGCGGAAACGGCGATGCTGTTCTGCGCGACGCGCGACAATGTCCGTCATCTCCATGCCGGGCTGATCGAACGCGGCTTCAGCGCCGTGGCCTTGTCCGGCGAGCATAGCCAGAACGAGCGCAACGCCGCCCTGCAAGCGCTGCGCGACCAGCGTGCGCGTATCTGCGTCGCGACCGACGTCGCCGCGCGCGGGATCGATCTGCCGACGCTCAGCCTCGTCGTGCATGTCGAACTGCCGCGCGATGCCGAGACGTTGCAGCACCGCTCCGGCCGTACCGGCCGCGCCGGTCGCAAAGGCACCGCGATCCTGATCGTCCCCTATCCCCGCCGCCGCCGCGTCGAGTCGATGCTCAAGGGCGCGCGGATCAACGCCGACTGGATCAACCCGCCGACGCTGGAGGACATTCGCGAAAAGGATCGCGAGCGCCTGCTGACCACGCTGATGGAAGAGGTGGAGATCGACGACGACGATCGCGCACTGGGTGCCAAGCTGCTCGAGACCAAGAGCGCGGAAGATATCGCCGCGTTGCTGGTGCGCGCCCATCGCGCGCGGATGCCGGTGGCGGAGGAACTGATCTCCTCGTCCAAGGAATCCGCCGGTGCGCCGCGCAACGACGGACATCGCGAAGGCTTCGAGGATATCGTCTGGTTCCGTATGGATATCGGGCGTCGCCAGAATGCCGATCCGCGCTGGCTCCTGCCGCTGATCTGCCGTCGCGGGCACATCACCAAGAACGAGATCGGCGCGATCCGGATCTCGGCCGGCGAGACGATGTTCCAGGTGCCGCGCGCGATCGCCAACAAGTTCGCCGCCTCGGTCGCCCGCACGGCGAATTTCGACGGGCAGGACGAGAATGCGATCCGCATCGAAGCGGTCGAGGGCGAACCGCGCACGGCGGAACATCGCCCGCGCCTCACCCCCAGCGCACGCCCGAGCGGCCCCGCCCCGACGCGGCACAAGACCAAGACCTATCGCCGGACCAACGACCGGGCGCGGTGA